The following are encoded together in the Penicillium digitatum chromosome 3, complete sequence genome:
- a CDS encoding Polyketide synthase codes for MKNFLEQNSPGDRIQNKTGPAKILGVFTGQGAQWSRMGREIIKSSPLARWTVQNMQRSLDSLPDRPSWSIEDLLVNMEDPSQIQEAALSQPLCTAIQIMLVELLRAAGIYFHSVVGHSSGEIGAAYAARLLSAEDAIRIAYYRGLFAKLAGSATGGSGSMMAAALSLDDANIFISANGLEGRVSIAASNAPQSVTLSGDEDAIAKAKVMLDEQQIFCRLLKVDTAYHSHHMIPCLESYCEALRACNISPMESTDGCFWVSSVHGRLMTVAKEHQSLKETYWRDNMAQTVLFSQAVQASHSINGPFDIGLEVGPHPALKGPTTQTIKAESNHALPYSGTLSRFRNDVDAMADLLGFIWKELGTQAVDFIQYSQKAFEISTGKLPRQSLPRYSWDHSQRFWKESVKSRNYRLRSLNRHDILGARCPDDHAYDMRWRNTIRVSEVPWLSGHKVQGQIIFPAAGYFVMAMEAAKELSDNKQIAMVELQNVEISKAIILSEDSAVDVMFHLKPFLGASPRMAEFSCYSATSDENGAKWHHNVSGHVTVHLSHEGLFELPRKQKSPASLVPVNIEYFYSSLANIGLEYTGMFQRLNQIQRRSGRAIGYAQDIPDDSKMPVMIHPALLDASFQTIFAAFCWPGDGTLQSPYVPTFLQSLRVIPTPIGSCAENMVVDCTITDSKPQVVTADLEIFSYSQPRVQLEGLTCTLLGQPVSLNDCELFAKTLWKADVDYGLEALELPTDSTSDVELVDLCERLSYSYLRELNSVVNREDVKKFVWHHQRIFEFIDDLFPLIESGKHPTIRKEWANDSHDWLLSEVEKHPGQVDLQLISAVGNNLAAVVYGKTTMLEHMIENDVLDRFYKYGLGFQRANGALSHLASQISHRYPRMNVLEVGAGTGGATTGVLEQLSGTFANYTFTDTSTGFFEKAQKQFLSWASKMTYKALNIEGDVAAQGFKDGSFDLVIASNVLHATQNLEFTMQNVRRLLKPGGYLLLLEVTSDILRVKLMMSGLQGWWLGDSDGRRFAPTISDAQWDNLLIKTGFSGIQHRITDFEDTSKHMTSVILSQAISEAFAQLKNPLEQTTPCLPVNRIAVIGGQSPATKALADDVVSLLSQWSTVSPLQLNAFEETLRHPNAGITSIISLADLDEPLLKKISQERLSGIQSAIEGCRQIVWVTSGAHNQNPHANMTIGLGRSLIYEYPHIRMQFMDIAHDTHNKSVHVATALARLLVEDKCGLPSSEMLWSVEPEVILENGKTMIPRLIPNDQMNSRLNAGTRQITKSTSSTNSSILISRGDHGFSLHAREKPTFSTSDAISIRVICALLHEIQITSTTRTNIVSGIIEHPGSSKAFTAGDSVLALAGYSASYIQVPPEQVIPIDNLNPGRLLQVAIALVARSALSAVKPRGTVLLLDPDISLQHAIEAEAAETDIAVIVATSDYQNPYAIHISQFLTQRQLKALFPPSIDLVVDSSSQKNQSLRNFLAHCRTVTMAELFSLQPAVKPNALFGNTVCHRNLLKARNMIVSNFPGIADRAHLIPLNHLMKLSPNTASWLSVIDFASASVIQTIVEPIQPRDLFHPNCSYLLVGCTGGLGQSLTRWMVKNGARYIVLTSRQVSKVDRAWLDELRQMGAEIQLHELDISNKQALLTMRANLQNSFPPIAGVTNAAMVLSDRLFSDMTVEHLNMVLEPKVTGSANLDEIFSTPTLDFFVLFSSLASVVGNRGQSNYGAANLFMTSLAAQRKRKGLVGSVLDIGMVLGIGYVSQNSIYETTLRRFNYMPISEPKFHIMFAEAISAGRPESKTQAEIITGLHRIAESGDSGENAFWAGNPRFSHYTIQEGLGQEQFSTTILPLQKQLADVKDLEQASKIVLGGFLSKLERVLQVPAAKINPAQPLVNLGVDSLMAVEVRSWFVKEINTDIPVLRILGGASSAELCTEAAQKHVTTKTPSNDRLNENFSTASLASFSQENDHSQANSSATSETGSITKDFPEKEEDLTAKDVKIQRLIHSASTIHRMSFAQERLWFLHLFLEDPSAYNVTMMYHVHGPSAVAICNAMNIVLTRHQSLRTAFFSDPKTGLPSQYVLPSASTSVKQQSLKNERAAYEEFNQLRHYTYDLDNGETAAATLLSEAETDHILILGFHHIVFDGFSAQIFVKDFASVIAGKHLPTLEHQYIEFADRQRHLVQSTMETDLKYWKSQFLDLPNPLPLFEFSLVKSRKPLTTYDMHGAQHIIPSNTASVFKSKIRGLNATPFYGHLAILQILLYRFLNVDDVCIGITDANRTDTEFLDTIGFFVNLLPLRFALDGNLSFEDLLVRTLKVTFEALEHSRVPFDVLLDSLSLPRSTTQSPLFQVLLNYKMGSTNSITMTGFEAHLVKFEDASNPYDLIFDIEEQLDGTTLVGLKSQSYLYSQRDLSMILGAYNCVLESCLSKPDLNISQHELYHLEDALAAVSLGKGPRLDFDDSVTLSSRIDDVAAFHGKEVAIKDSEGSFLSYESMNRRVYHIAATLEADGIGSGDYVAVYCEPSINSVCYLLAIWRLNAVYVPLDPQNPIERLQTILDDCRPLAIIHHERTKDNTQKLNLGAIKPVSFSSFDSFLSVAITNRAQPVSPACVLYTSGSTGKPKGIVLTHANLNNQIMCVKRTLGLGKEVVLQQSSLGFDVSIDQMMQPLTSCGTLIIASRHLRGDPLKLTRLIVAEKISYTYATPSEYASWLRYGSGNLHELTCWKTAIVGGEALPAHLIRQFQELSLPGQRLINRYGPTEITVSNSCMSFNISDPTVADSPAISIGTTLPNYSTYILAPDGSPVPAGFVGEIVVGGSGVALGYLGRDELTCQKFVPDPFASKEDNDHGRTTMYHTGDKGRLLSNGEIFYLGRMDGDNQIKLRGFRVELDEIASNILCQANGRIIDAVVSVRGENDEDGDRRYLVAWIIPSRLTCATDDLEEFLSALPSRLPLPSYMIPRICVTVEDFPRTPNGKLDRRVLDQLELPKAADHGSSLEFTAEEQVMIEMWKTCLGESGLLTTWSRSTDFFQVGGNSLLMIRLKALIQEKLGFDLPLTSLFQSSTIEGIAKQCLSKTSKLSKPIIDWPTETRPGEEERRSACSKPSTVILNTDGTKECFEILLTGATGFLGSAILQRLETYDCISHIHCVAIRPSKNEATPRDLEVKSAKIIQYAGDLTLPRLGLDRDTWELLGNTVDAIIHNGADVSFLKSYHSLRAANLQSTRQLACFALKKSIPLHFVSTGGVSQLARVVELPPQSVSHFTPPLDGSNGYVASKWAAETYLEACASQFNLPSTIHRPSNIIGEGVPATDLIQSILKISVDRGAVPTTDGWAGAFDFVPVADVATGICNAILKREDTVSDRLQILHHCGDVKIPVGDLKTFLEHRFGVELRIVDVDTWMEEARQSDLPEALESLIGATLRSENGQVVPYLSRS; via the coding sequence ATGAAGAATTTTCTGGAACAAAATTCCCCAGGTGACCGTATACAAAACAAGACCGGACCAGCCAAGATTCTTGGAGTCTTCACTGGCCAGGGTGCCCAGTGGTCTCGAATGGGAAGAGAAATTATCAAATCTTCGCCGCTGGCCCGGTGGACTGTGCAAAACATGCAGCGGTCTCTTGATTCCCTTCCTGATCGACCTTCTTGGTCAATCGAAGATCTGCTTGTCAACATGGAAGACCCATCGCAGATTCAAGAGGCTGCGTTATCTCAGCCACTGTGTACCGCTATCCAGATCATGCTTGTAGAGCTATTGCGCGCTGCTGGAATCTATTTTCACTCAGTCGTGGGTCACTCTTCTGGTGAAATTGGTGCTGCTTACGCTGCCAGGCTACTTTCCGCAGAGGATGCTATTCGCATAGCCTACTACAGAGGGCTTTTTGCTAAATTGGCAGGCAGTGCAACCGGTGGATCCGGTAGTATGATGGCAGCTGCTTTGTCATTGGATGACGCCAATATTTTCATATCAGCAAATGGACTTGAGGGGCGAGTTTCCATTGCGGCTAGCAATGCTCCTCAATCGGTGACGCTTTCTGGCGATGAAGATGCCATTGCGAAGGCTAAAGTCATGCTGGACGAGCAGCAGATTTTCTGTCGCTTGCTCAAAGTTGACACTGCCTACCATTCCCACCACATGATTCCTTGTCTTGAATCCTACTGTGAAGCACTTCGTGCTTGTAATATTTCTCCTATGGAATCCACAGACGGATGTTTCTGGGTCTCCAGTGTTCATGGGCGTCTAATGACAGTCGCCAAAGAACACCAATCCTTGAAGGAGACATACTGGCGGGATAATATGGCACAAACTGTCCTTTTTTCACAGGCCGTGCAAGCATCCCATTCAATTAATGGTCCCTTCGATATCGGACTGGAGGTCGGACCTCACCCAGCTTTGAAGGGACCCACCACCCAGACAATCAAGGCAGAGAGTAACCATGCTCTCCCTTATAGTGGGACTCTCTCGCGCTTCAGAAATGATGTCGACGCTATGGCCGATTTATTGGGATTTATTTGGAAAGAACTAGGTACCCAAGCAGTCGATTTCATTCAATATAGTCAAAAAGCATTCGAAATATCTACAGGCAAGCTGCCACGGCAGTCACTTCCCCGTTACTCTTGGGATCACAGCCAGagattctggaaagagtCAGTCAAATCACGAAATTATCGCCTACGGTCGCTAAATCGCCATGATATCCTCGGTGCTCGCTGCCCAGATGACCATGCTTATGATATGCGTTGGCGAAACACCATTCGCGTCTCTGAAGTGCCTTGGCTATCTGGACACAAGGTGCAAGGACAGATCATTTTCCCGGCCGCTGGCTATTTTGTCATGGCTATGGAGGCGGCAAAGGAATTGTCGGACAACAAGCAAATCGCGATGGTCGAGCTCCAAAACGTTGAGATATCCAAAGCCATTATCCTGTCCGAGGATAGCGCCGTGGATGTGATGTTCCATCTCAAACCCTTCCTGGGCGCCTCTCCTAGGATGGCAGAATTCTCCTGCTACTCGGCAACGTCTGATGAGAATGGCGCAAAATGGCACCACAATGTGTCCGGGCATGTCACAGTTCATCTCTCCCATGAGGGACTGTTTGAACTTCCCCGGAAACAAAAGTCCCCCGCCTCTCTTGTTCCGGTCAACATAGAGTATTTCTACTCGTCCCTTGCTAATATAGGGTTAGAATACACCGGAATGTTTCAGCGTCTGAATCAGATCCAGCGACGCTCTGGTCGCGCAATTGGGTATGCTCAAGACATCCCCGATGATAGTAAAATGCCAGTGATGATTCATCCCGCTCTGCTCGATGCTTCATTCCAGACCATTTTTGCTGCTTTTTGCTGGCCTGGAGACGGTACTCTGCAAAGCCCATACGTCCCGACTTTCTTGCAATCCCTCCGGGTGATTCCTACACCGATCGGCTCTTGCGCAGAAAATATGGTGGTTGACTGCACTATCACTGATTCCAAGCCCCAGGTAGTCACAGCTGATTTGGAAATATTCTCATACAGTCAGCCTCGTGTTCAGTTGGAAGGTTTGACTTGTACCCTCCTTGGGCAACCTGTTTCTTTAAATGACTGTGAACTTTTTGCAAAAACCCTCTGGAAGGCTGATGTGGATTATGGTCTTGAAGCTCTAGAGCTACCCACGGATAGCACGAGTGATGTTGAGCTGGTTGATCTTTGCGAGCGGCTATCATATTCCTACCTTCGAGAACTCAACTCCGTGGTCAATCGTGAAGACGTAAAGAAATTCGTCTGGCATCACCAGCGGATCTTTGAATTCATAGATGACCTTTTTCCACTGATCGAGAGTGGTAAACACCCCACAATCCGCAAAGAATGGGCCAACGATTCGCATGATTGGCTCTTGTCTGAGGTTGAGAAGCACCCTGGCCAAGTTGATCTCCAGCTCATCTCGGCTGTTGGTAACAATCTTGCTGCTGTAGTCTACGGCAAAACCACCATGCTAGAGCATATGATCGAAAATGATGTCCTTGATCGGTTTTACAAATACGGCCTCGGCTTCCAAAGAGCAAACGGTGCACTCAGTCATCTTGCCAGCCAGATTTCACATCGTTATCCAAGAATGAACGTTCTCGAGGTAGGTGCTGGTACTGGTGGTGCTACAACCGGAGTTCTTGAACAGCTATCGGGGACCTTTGCAAACTACACTTTCACCGACACTTCCACTGGTTTCTTTGAGAAAGCTCAAAAGCAGTTCTTAAGTTGGGCTTCGAAGATGACTTACAAGGCGCTCAATATCGAAGGGGATGTTGCTGCACAAGGTTTCAAAGATGGCAGCTTTGACCTTGTTATTGCGTCCAACGTACTGCATGCTACCCAGAATCTGGAGTTCACGATGCAGAATGTGCGACGACTTCTAAAGCCTGGTGGCTATTTGCTGCTCTTGGAAGTGACAAGCGATATCTTGCGAGTAAAGTTGATGATGTCTGGCCTTCAAGGCTGGTGGCTAGGGGACTCGGACGGTCGTCGTTTTGCCCCTACCATTTCTGATGCGCAGTGGGATAATCTGCTGATCAAGACTGGATTCTCTGGAATTCAGCATCGAATAACGGATTTCGAAGATACCAGCAAGCACATGACCTCGGTGATTTTGTCCCAAGCTATCAGCGAAGCCTTTGCCCAACTGAAGAATCCACTGGAACAAACAACCCCCTGCCTCCCTGTTAACCGGATCGCGGTCATTGGAGGTCAATCCCCAGCAACGAAAGCTCTCGCTGATGATGTTGTGTCACTTCTCTCCCAATGGAGTACTGTGTCGCCCCTACAATTGAATGCCTTTGAAGAGACACTCCGACATCCCAACGCTGGCATCACGTCTATTATATCCCTAGCGGACTTAGATGAGCCACTCCTCAAGAAAATCTCCCAGGAAAGACTGAGTGGAATTCAGAGTGCCATTGAAGGATGTCGTCAAATTGTCTGGGTGACCTCTGGTGCACACAATCAGAATCCGCACGCCAACATGACGATTGGACTCGGTCGATCTCTGATCTACGAGTACCCTCACATCCGGATGCAGTTTATGGATATTGCGCACGATACCCATAACAAATCCGTGCATGTGGCCACCGCACTTGCACGTCTTCTTGTCGAAGACAAATGTGGCCTCCCTTCTTCGGAGATGCTGTGGAGTGTGGAGCCAGAAGTCATTTTGGAGAATGGCAAGACCATGATTCCTCGATTAATTCCAAACGATCAGATGAACAGTCGCCTCAATGCAGGTACTAGGCAAATTACAAAATCAACCTCCTCCACAAATTCCTCAATTCTAATCTCTCGTGGGGATCACGGATTTTCTCTTCATGCGAGAGAGAAGCCAACTTTCTCGACATCAGACGCCATCTCGATCCGCGTAATATGTGCCCTGCTGCACGAGATCCAGATTACTAGTACAACAAGAACAAACATCGTCAGTGGTATCATTGAGCATCCAGGTTCCAGTAAGGCCTTTACTGCAGGTGACAGTGTCCTTGCATTGGCAGGGTACAGTGCTTCATATATCCAAGTACCTCCTGAGCAGGTCATCCCGATCGATAACCTAAATCCGGGAAGACTGTTGCAAGTTGCTATTGCTCTTGTTGCAAGAAGTGCTTTGAGTGCGGTCAAGCCGCGTGGAACTGTTCTTTTGCTTGACCCCGATATCAGTCTGCAGCACGCCattgaggctgaggctgCTGAAACCGATATAGCTGTGATAGTGGCCACCTCGGACTACCAAAATCCATATGCTATCCACATCTCGCAATTTCTGACCCAGAGACAACTCAAAGCACTCTTTCCGCCGAGTATTGATCTAGTTGTTGACAGTTCTTCTCAAAAGAACCAGTCATTGAGAAATTTTCTTGCCCATTGTCGCACAGTCACAATGGCAGAACTATTTTCTTTGCAGCCCGCTGTGAAGCCAAATGCCCTCTTCGGAAACACGGTTTGCCACAGGAACTTGTTAAAGGCACGAAATATGATCGTCAGTAACTTCCCTGGTATCGCGGATCGCGCTCATCTCATTCCATTGAATCATTTGATGAAGTTGTCGCCTAACACTGCCAGCTGGCTGTCAGTCATTGACTTTGCGTCTGCATCGGTTATTCAAACAATAGTTGAGCCAATCCAACCTCGAGATCTGTTCCATCCAAATTGTTCCTATCTTCTTGTTGGCTGTACCGGCGGACTTGGGCAATCCCTCACTCGCTGGATGGTCAAGAATGGCGCTCGGTACATTGTTCTAACCAGCCGCCAAGTAAGCAAGGTAGATCGCGCATGGTTAGATGAATTGAGACAAATGGGAGCCGAGATACAGCTCCATGAGCTCGATATATCCAATAAGCAGGCGCTCCTTACCATGCGTGCCAATCTGCAAAACTCATTCCCACCTATTGCTGGTGTTACAAATGCGGCCATGGTACTGTCTGATCGGTTGTTTAGTGACATGACCGTGGAACATCTGAACATGGTCTTGGAACCAAAAGTCACGGGCAGTGCCAATCTAGATGAAATATTCTCAACTCCAACCCTTGACTTCTTCGTTTTGTTCTCATCCCTGGCAAGCGTTGTTGGAAACCGTGGCCAGTCCAACTATGGTGCCGCCAACTTGTTCATGACTAGCCTAGCAGCTCAGCGTAAGCGCAAGGGCTTGGTTGGCTCCGTTTTGGACATAGGCATGGTTCTAGGTATTGGATACGTGTCACAAAACAGCATCTACGAGACAACCCTTCGAAGGTTCAACTACATGCCTATCTCTGAGCCCAAGTTCCACATCATGTTCGCCGAAGCTATCTCTGCTGGTCGGCCGGAGAGCAAAACACAGGCTGAGATCATAACTGGTCTCCATCGAATTGCCGAATCTGGCGATAGTGGTGAAAATGCATTCTGGGCAGGAAACCCCCGGTTCTCGCATTACACTATCCAAGAGGGCCTGGGCCAGGAGCAATTTTCGACCACGATTCTTCCCCTCCAAAAGCAATTGGCCGATGTGAAAGACCTGGAGCAAGCCTCGAAGATTGTTCTTGGAGGCTTCCTCTCTAAGCTCGAGCGTGTTCTACAGGTGCCCGCGGCCAAAATAAATCCTGCCCAACCACTGGTCAATCTTGGGGTCGATTCATTGATGGCTGTTGAGGTTCGATCCTGGTTTGTCAAAGAGATAAACACTGACATCCCGGTTCTTCGCATCTTAGGAGGTGCATCCTCGGCCGAGCTGTGCACGGAGGCAGCTCAGAAACATGTCACGACGAAGACGCCTTCGAATGATCGCCTAAATGAAAACTTCTCAACTGCGTCTTTAGCCAGCTTTAGTCAAGAGAATGATCATTCACAGGCTAATAGCTCTGCTACTTCCGAAACCGGATCAATCACCAAAGATTTCCCTGAGAAGGAAGAGGACCTGACGGCCAAGGACGTCAAAATCCAAAGACTCATTCATTCTGCTTCAACGATCCATCGCATGTCTTTTGCGCAGGAGCGATTGTGGTTCCTTCACTTGTTTTTGGAGGACCCATCGGCCTACAATGTCACGATGATGTATCACGTCCATGGTCCCAGCGCTGTGGCTATATGCAACGCAATGAACATCGTTCTGACTCGACATCAATCTTTACGCACTGCATTCTTCTCCGACCCCAAAACAGGTCTTCCTAGCCAGTACGTGCTTCCAAGTGCAAGCACGTCTGTGAAACAGCAATCGCTCAAGAATGAACGCGCTGCATACGAGGAGTTTAACCAGCTACGCCACTACACTTACGACCTTGATAATGGAGAAACAGCGGCTGCCACTCTACTTTCGGAAGCAGAGACCGATCACATACTGATCCTTGGTTTTCACCACATCGTGTTTGACGGCTTCAGTGCTCAAATCTTTGTCAAAGATTTTGCTTCTGTCATCGCAGGAAAACACCTACCTACTCTGGAGCATCAATACATAGAATTTGCCGACCGACAAAGGCATCTCGTGCAATCCACTATGGAGACAGATTTGAAATACTGGAAATCTCAATTTTTGGACTTACCAAATCCCTTGCCACTGTTTGAATTCTCTTTAGTGAAGTCGCGCAAGCCACTGACTACCTACGACATGCATGGTGCCCAGCACATAATCCCATCAAATACAGCCTCAGTGTTCAAGTCTAAGATCCGGGGGCTCAACGCTACTCCATTCTATGGCCATCTTGCAATCCTCCAAATTCTTCTCTATCGGTTCTTGAACGTCGACGATGTATGCATTGGAATTACTGATGCCAACCGCACCGACACCGAATTTCTTGACACAATCGGGTTTTTTGTTAATCTACTTCCGTTGCGTTTCGCTCTCGATGGCAACTTGTCCTTCGAGGATTTACTGGTTCGAACGCTCAAGGTCACATTTGAGGCGCTTGAACATTCCCGCGTGCCTTTTGACGTGCTGCTTGACTCTTTGAGTCTTCCCCGATCGACAACGCAGAGTCCATTGTTCCAAGTGCTGCTGAACTACAAGATGGGATCAACAAACAGCATCACAATGACTGGCTTTGAAGCTCATTTGGTGAAGTTTGAAGATGCCAGTAATCCATACGACTTGATCTTTGATATCGAAGAGCAACTGGATGGCACTACTCTAGTCGGTCTCAAGTCGCAGTCCTATCTTTATAGTCAGCGGGACCTTAGTATGATCCTGGGAGCTTACAACTGCGTACTCGAGTCTTGTCTCTCAAAGCCAGATCTTAACATCAGTCAACATGAGCTCTACCACCTGGAAGACGCTCTGGCGGCAGTCTCACTTGGGAAGGGACCTCGTTTAGATTTTGACGACTCAGTCACACTTTCTTCTCGCATTGATGATGTTGCAGCATTTCATGGAAAGGAAGTTGCTATCAAGGACAGCGAGGGCTCCTTTCTTAGCTACGAATCTATGAACAGGCGAGTCTACCATATTGCAGCAACCCTAGAGGCCGACGGCATAGGCTCTGGGGATTATGTTGCTGTATACTGCGAGCCATCCATCAACTCTGTCTGTTATCTCTTAGCAATCTGGCGACTGAATGCTGTTTACGTTCCACTCGACCCGCAAAATCCAATTGAGCGTTTGCAAACAATTTTGGATGATTGCAGACCGCTTGCAATCATTCATCACGAACGCACCAAGGACAACACCCAAAAGCTCAATCTGGGGGCGATTAAGCCAGTCAGCTTCTCAAGCTTCGACTCTTTCCTCTCTGTTGCTATCACAAACAGAGCCCAGCCAGTTTCTCCAGCATGTGTCTTGTATACAAGCGGTTCCACTGGAAAGCCCAAAGGCATTGTTCTAACCCATGCAAACCTCAACAATCAGATCATGTGTGTCAAGAGGACCTTGGGGCTTGGAAAAGAAGTTGTTCTTCAACAGAGCTCTCTTGGTTTCGACGTCTCCATCGACCAGATGATGCAGCCTTTGACTTCCTGTGGCACGCTCATCATTGCATCTCGCCATCTTCGAGGTGATCCCCTGAAACTCACGCGCCTAATTGTCGCCGAAAAGATTTCGTACACTTATGCTACACCTTCTGAGTATGCATCTTGGTTACGCTACGGATCTGGCAATCTCCATGAATTGACTTGCTGGAAGACTGCAATCGTTGGAGGCGAGGCTCTTCCCGCTCATTTGATCCGCCAATTCCAAGAGCTAAGTCTACCCGGTCAACGCTTGATCAACAGATACGGCCCGACAGAAATCACTGTTTCAAACTCTTGTATGTCATTCAATATTTCAGACCCTACCGTTGCCGATTCACCAGCCATCAGCATCGGGACCACACTCCCGAACTACTCGACCTACATTCTGGCCCCCGACGGATCCCCTGTACCTGCTGGTTTTGTGGGAGAGATTGTTGTGGGAGGTAGTGGTGTTGCTTTGGGCTACCTTGGGCGAGATGAGCTGACTTGTCAAAAATTCGTACCCGACCCGTTTGCCAGCAAAGAAGACAATGACCATGGGCGTACTACCATGTACCATACCGGAGATAAGGGTAGGCTGCTATCAAACGGTGAGATATTCTATCTCGGCCGCATGGATGGAGACAATCAGATAAAATTGCGAGGATTCCGCGTTGAGCTGGATGAGATTGCCAGCAACATCTTGTGCCAGGCAAATGGTCGCATCATTGACGCCGTTGTATCAGTTCGAGGGGAAAACGACGAGGACGGAGACCGGCGATATCTGGTTGCCTGGATTATACCCTCTCGATTGACCTGCGCCACAGATGATCTTGAAGAGTTTCTTTCCGCACTTCCTTCCCGTTTGCCTCTTCCATCTTACATGATCCCTCGGATCTGTGTCACCGTGGAGGATTTCCCTCGGACCCCCAACGGGAAGCTCGATAGGCGGGTCTTAGACCAGCTAGAACTTCCCAAGGCTGCGGATCACGGTAGTAGCCTCGAATTTACGGCGGAAGAGCAGGTCATGATCGAGATGTGGAAGACTTGTTTGGGTGAATCTGGTCTTCTGACTACCTGGAGTCGTTCGACGGACTTCTTCCAAGTCGGTGGCAACTCACTGTTGATGATCCGATTAAAGGCGCTCATCCAGGAGAAACTCGGATTTGACCTTCCTTTGACTTCACTTTTCCAATCGTCTACTATCGAAGGAATAGCTAAGCAGTGCCTTTCTAAGACATCCAAGTTGTCTAAACCGATTATTGACTGGCCTACCGAAACGAGGCCGGGAGAAGAAGAGCGCAGATCAGCTTGCTCGAAACCTTCCACGGTGATACTCAACACTGACGGCACGAAAGAATGCTTTGAAATCCTTCTAACGGGGGCAACTGGGTTCTTGGGTTCAGCCATCTTACAACGGTTGGAGACCTATGATTGTATCTCGCATATTCACTGTGTCGCGATCCGGCCATCGAAAAATGAAGCCACTCCTCGAGATCTTGAGGTGAAGTCGGCGAAAATCATCCAGTATGCAGGTGATTTGACCTTGCCCCGGCTTGGACTGGACCGCGATACATGGGAACTTCTTGGAAACACAGTTGATGCGATCATTCACAACGGTGCCGATGTCTCCTTTTTGAAATCCTATCATTCTCTCCGAGCGGCAAACTTGCAATCGACTCGTCAGCTGGCCTGCTTTGCACTCAAAAAATCCATTCCCCTTCACTTCGTCTCCACCGGCGGAGTTTCTCAGCTCGCACGAGTTGTGGAATTGCCACCACAATCCGTCTCCCATTTCACGCCACCACTCGACGGTTCCAACGGATATGTTGCCTCGAAATGGGCGGCTGAGACATACTTGGAAGCCTGCGCGTCCCAGTTTAACCTCCCGTCTACGATTCACCGACCATCCAACATCATTGGAGAGGGTGTGCCAGCCACGGACCTGATTCAGAGCATTCTGAAAATCTCAGTTGACCGTGGAGCCGTACCAACCACAGATGGCTGGGCGGGGGCTTTTGACTTTGTTCCGGTCGCAGATGTTGCTACGGGTATCTGCAATGCTATACTCAAAAGGGAAGATACCGTGTCTGATCGATTACAAATCTTGCACCACTGTGGAGATGTGAAAATCCCTGTTGGGGATCTGAAAACTTTCCTTGAACATCGGTTTGGAGTCGAACTCCGGATAGTTGATGTGGATACCTGGATGGAAGAAGCCCGTCAATCTGATCTACCAGAGGCCCTGGAGAGTTTGATCGGGGCTACTCTCAGGAGCGAGAACGGGCAAGTGGTGCCTTACTTGTCTCGATCATGA